A window of the Glaciimonas sp. CA11.2 genome harbors these coding sequences:
- the ampC gene encoding class C beta-lactamase: protein MRGSAISRIKILYFLSFFLANSSFAAGNAEQATIKDVVDNAVAPLIQKYSIPGMAIAVTINGESYFYNYGLASKETQQRITNKTLFEIGSLSKTFTATLASYAQINGSLLLTDSASKYLPSLRGSSFDNVSLLNLGTHTGGGLPLQVPDSINNTDQLMDYLKLWKPTHAAGTYRKYSNVSIGMLGVIAAKSMNVSFEDALEKNLFPALGMTHSYINVPADQQKDYAQGYTTKDVPVRVNPGVLASEAYGVKTDSADLIRFIEANMAVIHLDATLQRAVTATHTGYFTTGEFTQDLIWEQYAYPVELKKLLAGNAASFVYDGSIATALHPPLQPKKDVLINKTGSTNGFSSYAAFIPTKKIGIVILANKSYPVDQRVTAAYQILDQLNRQSGSKK from the coding sequence ATGCGTGGAAGTGCAATAAGCAGGATAAAAATTTTATATTTTCTATCATTTTTTTTGGCAAACAGCAGTTTTGCTGCAGGTAATGCCGAACAAGCCACCATAAAAGATGTCGTGGACAATGCTGTCGCGCCGCTCATCCAAAAATATAGTATCCCGGGCATGGCGATTGCCGTCACGATTAATGGAGAGAGTTATTTCTATAACTATGGCTTGGCTTCAAAGGAGACGCAGCAACGCATTACCAACAAAACTCTTTTTGAAATCGGGTCGCTTAGCAAAACCTTTACGGCAACACTGGCTTCTTATGCGCAAATTAATGGCAGTCTTTTGCTAACGGATAGTGCAAGCAAGTATTTGCCTTCATTGCGAGGCAGCAGTTTCGATAACGTCAGTCTTCTTAATCTCGGCACACATACTGGCGGTGGCCTTCCGCTGCAAGTGCCGGACAGTATTAATAATACCGACCAGTTGATGGATTATTTGAAGCTCTGGAAGCCGACGCACGCCGCGGGCACTTACAGAAAATACTCGAATGTCAGTATTGGCATGCTCGGCGTAATTGCCGCCAAGAGTATGAACGTGTCTTTTGAAGATGCGCTTGAAAAGAATTTATTTCCTGCGTTGGGGATGACGCACAGTTATATCAATGTGCCAGCAGATCAGCAAAAGGATTATGCGCAAGGCTACACAACAAAGGATGTGCCGGTCAGAGTGAATCCCGGCGTTCTGGCGTCAGAAGCTTATGGAGTGAAAACTGATTCTGCCGACTTGATTCGATTTATTGAAGCCAATATGGCGGTGATCCACCTTGATGCCACATTGCAGCGAGCAGTGACCGCTACGCATACAGGATATTTCACGACGGGCGAGTTTACGCAGGATTTGATCTGGGAACAGTATGCTTATCCGGTGGAACTGAAAAAATTACTAGCTGGAAACGCCGCGTCCTTCGTCTATGATGGATCTATAGCAACGGCCTTGCATCCGCCGTTGCAGCCAAAAAAAGATGTGCTGATTAACAAAACGGGTTCTACTAATGGTTTTTCATCTTATGCTGCTTTTATTCCGACAAAGAAAATAGGGATTGTGATCCTGGCAAACAAGTCCTATCCGGTGGATCAAAGAGTGACCGCTGCTTATCAAATATTAGATCAATTGAATCGTCAGAGCGGATCAAAAAAATAG
- a CDS encoding TAXI family TRAP transporter solute-binding subunit yields MAIPNTASEYKQSVKNIKTRFVAISWRDLAISFGPIVLLGIIGIWLAIWLIDPAPPKTLTISTGPEHSNFWNDAEKYRKILARNGVKLIIVTSEGSLDNLRKLNDPTTGVDIGLVQGGVAADMSTDRLMSLGSIAYVPVSVFYRGKKSIDRLSELKGKRVAIGLQGSGSRVLALTLLKANGIVPGGNTALLDMGGDEAAKALTDDTIDAAFLMGDSAAPPTMGRLLRAPGIRLLDFAQASAYARRFAYLNELKIPKGVFDFGKNIPNRDIQLIAPTAELIARDDLHPALSDLLIDALKEVHSGANILQRANEFPAPLAHEFRISDDATRYYKSGKGFFYRTLPYWLASLVDRTVVILLPLILLLIPAFRLVPLLYGWRIKSRIYRWYGSLIALERGATAQTPEERADMLQRLDHIEESVNRMKMPLAFADQFYVLREHIGFVRSRLANNH; encoded by the coding sequence ATGGCGATTCCAAACACTGCATCTGAATATAAGCAATCTGTTAAAAACATCAAGACGCGCTTTGTCGCGATCTCGTGGCGCGATCTTGCGATCAGTTTCGGTCCGATTGTTTTGCTTGGGATCATCGGGATCTGGCTGGCGATCTGGTTGATCGATCCGGCACCGCCCAAAACACTCACTATTTCGACCGGACCGGAGCATAGTAATTTCTGGAACGATGCGGAAAAATATCGCAAGATATTAGCCCGAAACGGCGTCAAGCTCATCATCGTCACGTCTGAAGGATCACTGGATAATCTCCGAAAACTGAACGATCCAACCACTGGCGTCGACATCGGACTTGTGCAAGGCGGCGTGGCGGCAGATATGTCGACAGATCGTTTGATGTCGCTGGGAAGTATTGCGTACGTTCCGGTGTCGGTATTTTATCGAGGCAAAAAATCCATTGATCGGCTATCCGAATTAAAAGGCAAGCGCGTGGCAATCGGTCTGCAAGGAAGTGGATCGCGAGTGCTCGCTCTCACTCTTTTGAAGGCAAATGGTATTGTCCCGGGCGGCAACACTGCACTGTTGGATATGGGCGGGGATGAAGCGGCCAAGGCACTGACGGATGATACGATCGATGCAGCATTCTTGATGGGTGACTCCGCTGCGCCGCCAACTATGGGTAGGTTACTGCGAGCGCCCGGTATTCGCCTGCTGGATTTTGCCCAGGCGAGTGCTTATGCGCGGCGCTTTGCTTATCTGAATGAGTTGAAAATTCCTAAGGGGGTATTCGATTTTGGAAAAAATATTCCTAACCGCGATATTCAACTCATAGCACCGACTGCTGAGTTGATTGCACGGGATGATTTGCATCCGGCCTTATCTGACTTGCTCATTGACGCCCTCAAGGAAGTGCATAGCGGTGCGAACATATTGCAACGCGCTAATGAGTTTCCCGCTCCGCTGGCGCACGAATTTCGGATCAGCGACGATGCAACGCGGTATTACAAGTCAGGTAAAGGATTTTTTTATCGTACATTGCCATACTGGCTGGCTAGCCTTGTTGATCGCACTGTGGTGATATTGCTGCCGTTGATATTGCTTCTGATCCCCGCATTTCGTCTGGTTCCTTTGCTCTATGGCTGGCGCATAAAATCACGGATTTATCGCTGGTACGGTTCGTTGATAGCGCTCGAGCGTGGGGCAACCGCGCAGACTCCGGAAGAGCGTGCCGATATGCTGCAACGGCTCGATCATATTGAAGAATCTGTTAATCGGATGAAAATGCCACTAGCTTTTGCCGATCAATTTTATGTGCTCCGGGAACATATAGGCTTCGTCCGGTCCAGACTGGCCAATAATCATTAA